A single Streptomyces sannanensis DNA region contains:
- a CDS encoding MOSC domain-containing protein, producing the protein MSGTVTAVSSNAEYSFTKPNRDSITLLAGLGVEGDVHAGVTVKHRSRVAKDPTVPNLRQVHFIHQELFDEVREAGFEVAPGELGENITTRGLDLLGLPTGTLLRIGAEAVVELTGLRNPCLQIDNFQNGLLKQCVGRDEDGNIVRKAGVMSVVRTGGVIRPGDPIKVELPEGEHRPLQAV; encoded by the coding sequence ATGAGCGGGACGGTCACAGCGGTCAGCAGCAACGCCGAATACTCGTTCACCAAACCCAACCGCGACAGCATCACCCTGCTCGCCGGGCTCGGCGTCGAGGGGGACGTGCACGCGGGCGTGACCGTCAAGCACCGCTCCCGCGTCGCCAAGGACCCCACCGTGCCGAACCTGCGCCAGGTCCACTTCATCCACCAGGAGCTCTTCGACGAGGTGCGGGAAGCGGGCTTCGAGGTGGCGCCCGGCGAGCTCGGCGAGAACATCACCACCCGCGGCCTCGACCTGCTCGGGCTACCCACCGGAACCCTGCTCCGCATCGGCGCCGAGGCGGTCGTCGAGCTCACCGGACTGCGCAACCCCTGCCTCCAGATCGACAACTTCCAGAACGGGCTGCTCAAGCAGTGCGTGGGCCGCGACGAGGACGGCAACATCGTGCGCAAGGCCGGCGTCATGAGCGTCGTCAGGACCGGCGGAGTCATACGACCGGGCGACCCGATCAAGGTGGAACTCCCGGAGGGCGAGCACAGGCCCCTTCAGGCGGTCTGA